One stretch of Miscanthus floridulus cultivar M001 chromosome 18, ASM1932011v1, whole genome shotgun sequence DNA includes these proteins:
- the LOC136521267 gene encoding cytochrome P450 709B3-like, translating to MVMYETLWLYGVVPMISRQATADADLCGMKVPKGTRLQILIAMLHRNEEVWGVDTGAFNPQDFTMLEAKATLALILRRFAFEVAPEYVHAPVDFMTLQPSKGLPVMLNFLDV from the exons ATGGTGATGTACGAGACGCTTTGGCTGTATGGCGTGGTGCCGATGATCTCGAGGCAGGCGACGGCGGACGCGGACCTCTGCGGCATGAAGGTGCCCAAGGGCACCCGCCTGCAGATCCTGATCGCGATGCTTCACCGCAACGAGGAGGTGTGGGGCGTGGACACCGGTGCGTTCAACCC GCAGGACTTCACGATGCTGGAGGCCAAGGCCACGTTGGCGCTCATCCTGCGGCGGTTCGCGTTTGAGGTGGCGCCGGAGTACGTGCACGCGCCGGTGGACTTCATGACGCTGCAGCCGTCGAAAGGGCTCCCGGTCATGCTCAACTTCTTGGATGTGTAG